A stretch of the Rodentibacter haemolyticus genome encodes the following:
- the rbsD gene encoding D-ribose pyranase, giving the protein MKKTALLNARLSHCIATLGHTESLTVCDAGLPIPVNMERIDLALTAGIPSFLQTLEGVISEMFVERAVIAEEIKEKNPEILTALLTKLRNLEVNQGNHIQVEFVPHETFKRYSQHSKAIVRSGECSPYANVILYSGVPF; this is encoded by the coding sequence ATGAAAAAAACAGCTTTATTAAATGCCCGACTTTCTCATTGCATTGCCACCTTGGGACATACGGAAAGTTTAACTGTTTGTGATGCGGGGTTGCCGATTCCTGTCAATATGGAACGGATAGATCTTGCTCTCACTGCCGGTATTCCAAGTTTTCTCCAAACCTTAGAAGGCGTTATCAGTGAAATGTTTGTTGAACGTGCCGTTATTGCAGAAGAAATCAAAGAAAAAAATCCTGAAATTTTGACCGCACTTTTGACAAAACTTCGCAATCTCGAAGTGAATCAGGGCAATCATATTCAAGTGGAATTTGTACCACACGAAACCTTCAAACGATATTCTCAACATAGTAAAGCCATTGTGCGTAGCGGTGAATGTTCGCCTTACGCCAACGTGATTTTATATTCCGGCGTGCCGTTTTAA
- a CDS encoding DNA methyltransferase, with translation MQIKSKRRVADFGEVYTNEREVNAMLDLVKHQTTNPDKTFLEPACGTGNFLVAILNRKLTALSHKYKKLQFDYERYAVIAVGSLYGIELLADNVATCRQRLLDCFVQHYQTLFPNTYKTDCIRTVEFILSRNILCGDALSLKTGNGQPIIFSEWKMPFGNEIKRRDFVYRDLVENLSDLPLFSDEGEQAFIPEPICDYPPIHFLALGKELGK, from the coding sequence ATGCAAATTAAATCCAAACGACGGGTTGCCGATTTCGGCGAAGTTTACACCAACGAGCGAGAAGTTAATGCAATGCTCGATTTGGTGAAACACCAAACGACCAATCCCGATAAAACTTTCTTAGAGCCTGCTTGTGGCACGGGCAATTTTCTGGTGGCGATTTTAAACCGAAAATTGACCGCTCTTTCGCACAAATACAAAAAACTTCAATTTGATTATGAACGCTATGCTGTCATTGCCGTTGGTAGTTTATACGGCATTGAGCTATTAGCCGACAACGTCGCTACCTGCCGTCAGCGGTTGCTGGATTGTTTCGTTCAGCATTATCAAACACTTTTCCCTAATACTTACAAAACCGACTGTATCCGCACGGTTGAATTTATTTTAAGCCGAAACATTCTCTGTGGCGATGCCCTTTCCCTTAAAACCGGTAATGGGCAGCCGATTATTTTTAGCGAATGGAAAATGCCCTTTGGTAATGAAATCAAACGGCGGGATTTTGTGTACCGTGATTTGGTGGAGAACCTAAGCGATCTCCCCCTCTTTTCCGATGAGGGCGAACAAGCCTTTATTCCCGAACCTATCTGCGACTATCCCCCTATTCATTTTTTGGCACTCGGTAAGGAGCTAGGCAAATGA
- the rbsA gene encoding ribose ABC transporter ATP-binding protein RbsA, which produces METLLKISGVDKSFPGVKALNNACLSVYAGRVMALMGENGAGKSTLMKVLTGIYSKDAGTIEYLGRKVAFKGPKNSQEAGISIIHQELNLVNNLTIAENIFLGREFKTPWGAINWQKMHQEADKLLSRLGMSHSSEKLCGELSIGEQQMVEIAKALSFESGVIIMDEPTDALTDTETEALFKVIEELKAENRGIVYISHRLKEIFQICDDVTVLRDGQFIGERAVADITEDDLIEMMVGRRLDEQYPQLIQPKGACVLDVEQLGGSGINDVSFKLYEGEIVGVSGLMGAGRTELGKLLYGALPKTAGKVRLKNQEIENRNPQDGLDNGIVYISEDRKGDGLILGMSVKENMSLTSLEHFSQKGHIRHQAETMAVDDFISMFNIKTPSRNQPVGLLSGGNQQKVAIARGLMTRPNVLILDEPTRGVDVGARKEIYQLINEFKKEGLSILMISSDMPEVLGMSDRILVMREGKISAEFSREEATQEKLLAAAVGKHSVN; this is translated from the coding sequence ATGGAAACTCTACTTAAGATTAGCGGTGTGGATAAATCTTTTCCCGGTGTAAAGGCATTAAACAATGCTTGTTTATCAGTCTATGCCGGGCGTGTGATGGCATTGATGGGTGAAAACGGCGCGGGTAAATCTACCTTAATGAAAGTGCTCACCGGTATTTATAGCAAAGATGCCGGTACGATTGAGTATCTCGGTAGAAAAGTGGCATTTAAAGGCCCGAAAAATTCACAAGAGGCGGGGATTAGTATCATTCACCAAGAATTAAATTTGGTGAATAATTTGACGATCGCCGAAAACATTTTTTTAGGTCGTGAATTTAAAACGCCATGGGGCGCAATCAACTGGCAAAAAATGCACCAAGAGGCGGATAAACTCTTGAGCCGCTTAGGTATGAGCCATAGCAGCGAAAAATTGTGCGGCGAACTTTCTATCGGTGAACAACAAATGGTAGAGATCGCCAAGGCGTTAAGCTTTGAATCCGGCGTCATCATTATGGATGAGCCGACCGATGCCCTTACGGATACAGAAACCGAAGCCTTGTTCAAAGTCATTGAAGAACTTAAGGCTGAAAATCGAGGCATTGTGTACATTTCACACCGTTTAAAAGAAATCTTTCAAATTTGTGATGATGTGACCGTTTTACGTGACGGTCAATTTATCGGCGAACGTGCTGTCGCAGACATCACCGAAGACGATTTAATCGAAATGATGGTAGGCCGCCGTTTAGACGAACAATATCCGCAGTTAATCCAACCGAAGGGGGCGTGCGTGTTGGATGTGGAACAGCTAGGCGGTAGCGGCATTAATGATGTTTCCTTCAAATTATATGAAGGTGAAATTGTCGGCGTATCCGGTTTAATGGGCGCAGGAAGAACAGAACTCGGAAAATTACTTTATGGGGCATTGCCGAAAACAGCGGGGAAAGTGCGGTTAAAAAATCAAGAGATTGAAAATCGCAACCCACAAGACGGATTGGACAACGGCATTGTCTATATTTCCGAAGATCGCAAAGGTGACGGGCTGATTTTAGGTATGTCGGTTAAAGAAAATATGTCGCTTACTTCCCTTGAACATTTTTCTCAAAAGGGACACATTCGTCATCAAGCGGAAACGATGGCGGTGGACGATTTTATTTCAATGTTCAATATTAAAACGCCGAGTCGCAATCAGCCGGTAGGCTTGCTCTCCGGAGGAAATCAACAAAAAGTAGCGATTGCCCGTGGCTTGATGACTCGCCCAAATGTGTTGATTTTAGATGAACCCACACGCGGTGTAGATGTAGGTGCCCGTAAAGAAATTTATCAGCTTATTAATGAATTTAAAAAAGAAGGTTTAAGTATTTTGATGATTTCTTCTGATATGCCGGAAGTTTTGGGTATGAGCGACCGTATTTTAGTCATGCGAGAAGGCAAAATCAGTGCGGAATTTTCCCGTGAAGAAGCAACACAAGAGAAATTATTGGCTGCCGCCGTCGGTAAACATAGCGTGAATTAA
- a CDS encoding Eco57I restriction-modification methylase domain-containing protein, whose protein sequence is MTDLSQLNYNPDVLNCLANLSNDEVFTPPEMVNQMLDRLPEDLWTNPNAKFLDPVCKSGVFLREIAKRLIDGLKTQIPDLQARLDHIYTQQLYGIAITELTALISRRSLYCSKKANGENSICHEFNDEEGNIFKPQSEHSWEGGKCTECGASQDVYDRLTMENHAYGFIHSQARQQLGLENMQFDVIIGNPPYQLNVGIENKSFAIPIYHKFIQQAKKLKPNYLIMIVPSRWFAGGRGLDEFRDEMLNDKRIKEIHDFPNAADCFPGVEVKGGVNYFLWEKDYQGDCLISTYDKGVLTSKMIRPLREEGVNVFIRDNEGIDIFRKIRAVKEKSFSDLISVQTPFGLLSSFKEYSKMKFNGAIKIYGNQYVGYITKDRVVKNQQWIDKHKIFFPKAIGSGNTKTDRINAIYSEPNSVCTQTYLVIGPFEDKSICENVISYVNTKFFHFILGLKKNTQDAMRGVYEFVPIQDFSKSWSDEELYQKYGLTQNEIEFIEKMVRPMEIENV, encoded by the coding sequence ATGACCGATTTATCCCAACTCAACTACAACCCTGATGTTTTAAATTGTTTGGCGAATTTATCCAATGATGAGGTCTTTACGCCACCGGAAATGGTCAATCAAATGTTGGATCGATTGCCTGAGGATTTGTGGACGAACCCCAACGCCAAATTTCTTGACCCTGTGTGTAAATCGGGCGTGTTTTTGCGGGAAATCGCCAAGCGGTTAATTGATGGCTTAAAAACGCAAATCCCTGATTTACAAGCACGGTTAGACCATATTTACACCCAACAACTTTACGGTATTGCGATTACCGAACTGACCGCCTTAATTTCCCGCCGTAGCCTCTATTGCTCCAAAAAAGCCAATGGTGAAAATTCCATTTGCCATGAATTTAATGATGAAGAGGGCAATATTTTCAAACCTCAAAGTGAGCATAGTTGGGAGGGCGGAAAATGTACGGAATGTGGTGCAAGCCAAGACGTTTACGACCGCTTAACAATGGAAAACCACGCCTATGGCTTTATTCATTCGCAAGCCAGACAACAACTAGGATTAGAAAATATGCAATTTGATGTCATTATCGGTAATCCGCCGTATCAATTAAACGTTGGAATAGAAAATAAAAGTTTTGCTATTCCTATATACCATAAATTTATTCAACAAGCGAAAAAACTCAAACCAAATTATTTAATAATGATTGTTCCATCGCGTTGGTTTGCTGGTGGAAGGGGATTGGACGAATTTCGTGATGAAATGCTGAATGACAAACGCATTAAAGAAATTCACGATTTTCCTAATGCAGCGGATTGTTTTCCGGGTGTAGAAGTTAAAGGTGGTGTGAATTATTTTCTTTGGGAAAAGGATTATCAAGGAGATTGTCTTATTAGTACTTATGATAAAGGTGTATTAACATCAAAAATGATCAGACCTTTAAGAGAGGAAGGGGTTAATGTATTTATAAGGGATAATGAGGGTATAGATATTTTTAGAAAAATTAGGGCTGTTAAAGAAAAATCATTTTCTGATCTTATAAGTGTTCAAACACCTTTTGGTTTATTAAGTTCGTTTAAAGAGTATTCTAAGATGAAATTTAATGGAGCTATAAAAATATATGGAAATCAATATGTTGGTTATATAACTAAGGATAGGGTTGTAAAAAATCAACAATGGATAGATAAACATAAAATATTTTTTCCAAAAGCTATTGGTTCAGGAAATACAAAAACAGATAGGATAAATGCTATTTATTCAGAGCCTAATTCTGTATGCACTCAAACTTATTTGGTTATAGGACCGTTTGAAGATAAATCAATATGCGAAAATGTTATAAGTTATGTAAATACTAAGTTTTTTCATTTTATATTAGGTTTAAAAAAGAATACGCAAGATGCTATGAGAGGTGTTTATGAATTTGTACCAATACAGGATTTTTCTAAATCCTGGAGTGATGAAGAACTTTATCAAAAATATGGATTAACACAAAATGAAATTGAATTTATTGAAAAAATGGTGCGACCTATGGAGATCGAAAATGTGTAA
- a CDS encoding lysine/arginine/ornithine ABC transporter substrate-binding protein, with amino-acid sequence MKKQLLLGILIGMGMAANAEELTFGTEPSYPPFEATTEKGELVGFDIDIAQAICKEIQATCHFKTQPFDALIPSLKAKRFDAAMSAIDITPAREKQVLFSDPYYDSSASYIALKGKGNLTTAKNIGVQNGSTFQQYTVTETPQYTPKSYVNLQDAVLDLQNGRIDIVLSDTALLADIIAKEPNLEFVGEKVMNAKYFGSGVGIALHKSNKALQERLNQGLKIIKENGEYQKIYDKWMKK; translated from the coding sequence ATGAAAAAACAACTTTTACTCGGAATTTTAATCGGTATGGGAATGGCTGCAAATGCCGAAGAATTAACTTTTGGTACTGAACCAAGTTATCCGCCGTTTGAAGCGACAACCGAAAAAGGTGAGCTTGTGGGATTTGATATTGATATTGCACAGGCGATCTGTAAGGAAATTCAAGCGACTTGCCATTTCAAAACCCAACCTTTTGATGCTTTAATTCCAAGTCTAAAAGCAAAACGTTTTGATGCGGCAATGTCGGCAATTGATATTACGCCGGCACGTGAAAAACAGGTTTTATTTAGCGATCCTTACTATGACAGCTCCGCAAGCTACATAGCATTAAAAGGAAAGGGAAATCTAACTACCGCAAAAAATATCGGCGTGCAAAACGGCTCTACTTTCCAACAATATACGGTGACGGAAACGCCCCAATACACACCGAAATCTTATGTAAATTTACAAGATGCCGTTTTAGATTTACAAAACGGTCGGATTGATATTGTGTTAAGTGATACAGCATTGTTGGCGGATATTATTGCAAAAGAACCCAATCTTGAATTTGTGGGTGAGAAAGTAATGAATGCAAAATATTTCGGAAGCGGTGTCGGCATCGCCCTACATAAATCGAACAAAGCACTGCAAGAACGGTTAAACCAAGGGCTGAAAATTATTAAAGAAAACGGTGAATACCAAAAAATCTATGATAAATGGATGAAAAAGTAA
- a CDS encoding FRG domain-containing protein produces the protein MCNTEKICSIADLSNKLKELGEPKEGYTRFFRGHSDESYILVPSIYRSNLIGSEDKIIKEAFTRCSSSFLPYETLFEKLTKLQHYDYKTRLLDISSNVLVALYFSIAEHKKQSVANADKDGEIIILDIPNSEIKYSDSDLVSILSNLSLMKKDFNIKKCEDEARLYAICEKVMYESEMEDKRQSLIKAGKSIPETYTKFLEIGKKSIEDKSFIEKFNQQPEVIELLNYTRREKPSFSPNIEPEKLHKIVAVKAKENNPRIMRQQGAFLLFGINEEKAKHVEVNPDWIRKINDKDKLLVDKDFKDKILKELKSFGISHQELFPELDSQANDIMDKYK, from the coding sequence ATGTGTAATACTGAAAAAATTTGTTCTATTGCAGATCTATCAAATAAATTAAAAGAGTTAGGAGAGCCAAAAGAAGGCTATACAAGATTTTTTCGTGGGCATTCTGATGAAAGTTATATTTTAGTACCGAGCATTTATCGCTCTAATCTTATTGGGAGTGAAGATAAAATTATTAAAGAAGCTTTTACAAGATGTTCAAGTAGTTTTTTACCGTACGAAACCCTATTTGAGAAATTAACTAAGTTGCAGCATTATGACTATAAAACTCGTTTATTAGATATAAGTAGTAATGTACTGGTTGCTCTTTATTTTTCTATTGCAGAGCATAAAAAACAAAGTGTGGCAAATGCTGATAAAGATGGTGAAATTATAATTTTAGATATTCCTAATTCTGAAATTAAATATAGTGATAGTGATCTAGTATCTATTTTAAGTAATTTAAGTTTAATGAAAAAAGATTTTAATATCAAAAAATGTGAAGATGAAGCAAGGTTGTATGCGATTTGCGAAAAAGTAATGTACGAATCAGAAATGGAAGATAAACGTCAATCCTTAATTAAAGCAGGTAAATCAATACCAGAAACTTATACTAAGTTTTTAGAAATAGGTAAAAAATCAATAGAGGATAAATCATTTATAGAAAAATTTAACCAACAGCCTGAAGTTATAGAGTTGTTAAATTATACTAGACGTGAAAAGCCTAGTTTTAGTCCAAATATAGAACCAGAAAAGCTACATAAAATAGTCGCAGTAAAAGCAAAAGAAAACAATCCTAGAATAATGAGACAGCAAGGTGCTTTTCTTTTATTTGGTATAAATGAAGAAAAAGCAAAACATGTTGAAGTTAATCCTGATTGGATAAGAAAAATAAATGATAAAGATAAACTATTAGTTGATAAAGATTTTAAGGATAAAATTTTAAAAGAACTAAAATCCTTTGGCATTAGCCACCAAGAATTATTCCCCGAATTAGATTCACAGGCGAATGATATTATGGATAAATATAAATAA
- a CDS encoding type II toxin-antitoxin system HipA family toxin: protein MNNLTLQIFSESQWVDVAILRFDTDYKLIDIQYENDYVLRFFDEAGSSAISINYPVDFFIERHLDWHTFLDDIVPAGASRRYWLEALAIQDLSSHQQNYLLLKHGAISPIGNLRIKEALPPEIEKRDFPLEAVLNRQSDFLEYAHQSGAIVGGATGAGGEAPKLLLRRKAQQVWIDNLQTGQENDDYYLVKFPRGKRTPLDCDILRAEFYYYQEIASMGFSTIDTHKMQLEEGDRYPSLWLPRFDSVQKNEKTDRLAVESVYSMLQKRGGELDQEKTVRQLIQKMVLSGLVMPDIEAFITEWLKRDLLNIAFGNSDNHGRNTSFLRNETHIWLAPIYDFAPMRADPDGIIRTMTWGRKWEQAGEYDFEGICELFADLASPEILFRSLQQLALDLVDLKARLTKRGVPQAILTFPAIGFDYLPEKLQRWKLL, encoded by the coding sequence ATGAATAATCTCACACTTCAAATTTTTTCAGAATCGCAATGGGTTGATGTAGCTATTTTAAGGTTTGACACCGATTATAAATTAATAGATATCCAGTACGAAAATGATTACGTACTCCGTTTTTTTGACGAAGCAGGCTCTAGTGCTATTTCGATAAACTATCCTGTTGATTTTTTTATCGAACGTCATTTAGATTGGCATACATTCTTAGATGATATTGTTCCGGCAGGAGCAAGTCGCCGCTATTGGCTAGAAGCACTAGCTATTCAGGATTTATCAAGTCATCAGCAAAATTATCTTTTGTTAAAGCATGGAGCTATTTCACCGATTGGAAATTTGCGAATTAAAGAGGCACTGCCACCTGAAATAGAGAAGCGTGATTTTCCCTTAGAAGCGGTGTTAAATCGGCAGAGTGATTTCCTTGAATATGCTCATCAAAGCGGGGCAATAGTCGGAGGTGCTACGGGAGCGGGTGGCGAAGCCCCTAAATTATTGCTACGGCGAAAAGCTCAACAGGTATGGATTGATAATTTACAAACAGGGCAGGAAAACGATGATTACTATCTCGTAAAATTCCCTCGAGGGAAACGGACGCCACTTGATTGTGATATTTTACGGGCAGAATTTTACTATTATCAAGAAATCGCCTCAATGGGGTTTTCAACAATAGATACTCACAAAATGCAATTAGAAGAAGGCGATCGCTACCCTTCTTTATGGCTTCCCCGCTTTGATAGCGTGCAAAAAAATGAAAAAACAGACCGCTTGGCGGTAGAATCGGTTTATTCAATGCTTCAAAAGCGTGGGGGGGAATTAGATCAAGAAAAAACGGTTCGTCAGTTGATTCAAAAAATGGTGTTATCCGGTTTAGTGATGCCGGATATTGAGGCTTTTATTACAGAATGGCTTAAGCGAGATTTATTGAATATTGCTTTTGGAAATAGTGATAATCACGGACGAAATACGTCCTTTTTAAGAAACGAAACCCATATTTGGCTTGCTCCAATTTATGATTTTGCGCCAATGCGAGCTGACCCGGATGGAATTATCCGCACAATGACGTGGGGGAGAAAATGGGAGCAAGCAGGGGAATATGACTTTGAAGGGATTTGCGAACTTTTTGCGGATCTTGCCTCCCCTGAAATCTTATTCCGATCGCTACAACAATTAGCTTTGGATTTAGTGGATTTAAAAGCTCGTCTCACCAAACGTGGAGTTCCGCAAGCTATTTTAACTTTCCCTGCCATAGGTTTTGATTATTTACCCGAAAAATTACAACGGTGGAAACTGTTATGA
- a CDS encoding GIY-YIG nuclease family protein, which yields MTEPTQTSPQSDKWAFDTLNKPKIYAYSDRTFPNCLKIGYTTRTAAERVREQYSTKRPEQTWKIELEEVAIRENGSLFKDFDVHKVLKKQGVRQINGEWFECDLATLKAALIEVKTGVKNREKRTLNFAMRPEQARAVAKTQAYFESFKGERLNQGKAPRFLWNAKMRFGKTFAAYQLAKAMGWKKILILTFKPAVQDAWQTDLLNHRDFEGWQFVAKESDLQKIEGNRPLVCFGSFQDYLGKTKSGAIKPKNEWVHTTNWDCVIFDEYHYGAWRENAKDLFDGEEDKKERNFSESAELKEFDEELLPITTHHYLYLSGTPFRAITSGEFIEEQIFNWTYSDEQKAKAEWRVEQGKNPYLSLPKMVMMTYQLPDSIKDVARKGEFNEFDLNLFFEAKGQGEQAVFTYKNEVQKWLDFIQNKLPELTVDTLKMGAKKPPMPFSDVNLLGCLLHTFWFLPNVASCYAMRNLLAEKQNQFFHQYQIIVAAGSEVGIGLAALPPVQNAMTNNPLATKSITLSCGKLTTGVSVPPWTGILMLRNANSPETYFQAAFRVQTPWVLRGYDDSDPNNEEILKQQCYVFDFAPDRALRQIADYSCRLDTEHSNPEQKVAEFIHFLPVLAYDGSSMKQIDAAGVLDIAMSGTTATLLARRWESALLVNVDNDTLKRLMGDEKAMKALMNIEGFRSLNQDIETIINKSEAVKKAKKEKGEDLTDKEKKELSAEEKEYKSLRKQVQEKLIKFATRIPVFMYLTDYREHCLRDVITQLEPRLFYKVTGLTQKDFELLVNLNVFNESLMNDAVYKFKRYEDSSLQYSIRPKKMGLYSTVIEW from the coding sequence ATGACCGAACCAACCCAAACTTCGCCCCAATCTGACAAATGGGCATTTGATACCCTCAATAAACCGAAAATCTACGCCTATTCCGACCGCACTTTTCCGAATTGCTTGAAAATCGGTTACACCACCCGAACGGCGGCGGAGCGGGTGCGGGAGCAATATTCTACCAAGCGTCCGGAGCAAACGTGGAAAATTGAACTGGAAGAGGTGGCAATTCGGGAGAATGGCTCGCTGTTTAAAGATTTTGATGTGCATAAAGTGCTGAAAAAGCAAGGCGTTCGGCAGATTAACGGTGAGTGGTTTGAATGCGATTTGGCAACCTTAAAAGCGGCGTTAATTGAGGTGAAAACAGGCGTGAAAAACAGGGAAAAACGTACGCTGAATTTTGCAATGCGTCCCGAACAAGCTCGGGCGGTGGCGAAAACACAAGCCTATTTTGAAAGTTTTAAAGGTGAACGGCTCAATCAGGGCAAAGCCCCCCGCTTTTTATGGAATGCCAAAATGCGGTTTGGAAAAACCTTTGCAGCATATCAATTAGCAAAAGCAATGGGGTGGAAGAAAATCCTGATTTTAACCTTTAAACCGGCAGTGCAAGATGCGTGGCAGACAGATTTGCTTAATCATCGAGATTTTGAAGGCTGGCAATTTGTGGCAAAAGAGAGCGATTTGCAAAAAATTGAAGGAAATCGACCGCTTGTGTGTTTCGGTTCGTTCCAAGATTATTTGGGTAAAACCAAATCAGGTGCAATTAAGCCCAAAAATGAGTGGGTGCATACCACAAATTGGGATTGTGTGATTTTTGATGAATATCATTATGGGGCGTGGCGGGAAAATGCCAAAGATTTATTTGATGGTGAAGAAGACAAAAAAGAGCGGAATTTTTCTGAAAGTGCCGAATTAAAAGAGTTTGACGAAGAGTTGTTGCCGATTACGACTCACCATTATCTCTACCTTTCAGGCACACCGTTTCGTGCCATCACCTCTGGGGAATTTATTGAGGAACAGATTTTTAACTGGACGTATTCGGATGAACAAAAAGCCAAAGCTGAGTGGCGGGTAGAGCAGGGTAAAAATCCTTATTTATCTTTGCCGAAAATGGTGATGATGACCTATCAGCTCCCTGATTCGATTAAAGACGTAGCACGCAAAGGCGAGTTTAATGAATTTGATCTAAACCTGTTTTTTGAGGCAAAAGGGCAGGGCGAACAGGCTGTGTTTACCTATAAAAACGAAGTGCAAAAATGGTTGGATTTTATTCAAAATAAATTGCCTGAATTAACGGTTGATACGTTGAAAATGGGGGCGAAAAAACCGCCGATGCCTTTTTCTGATGTGAATTTATTGGGCTGTTTATTGCACACTTTTTGGTTTTTGCCGAATGTGGCAAGCTGTTATGCAATGCGAAATTTGTTGGCGGAAAAACAAAATCAGTTTTTTCATCAATATCAAATTATCGTGGCAGCGGGCAGTGAGGTGGGGATTGGTTTGGCAGCGTTGCCACCCGTGCAAAATGCAATGACAAATAACCCGCTTGCGACCAAAAGCATTACCCTTTCTTGCGGCAAATTGACCACCGGTGTTTCCGTGCCGCCTTGGACGGGGATTTTAATGTTACGCAATGCCAACAGCCCTGAAACCTATTTTCAGGCTGCCTTCCGTGTGCAAACCCCTTGGGTATTGCGAGGCTATGATGATTCAGATCCCAATAATGAAGAGATTTTGAAACAACAATGCTATGTGTTTGATTTTGCCCCCGACCGAGCCTTGCGACAAATTGCCGATTACAGTTGTCGGCTGGATACGGAGCATTCCAATCCGGAACAGAAAGTGGCGGAGTTTATCCATTTCTTGCCTGTGTTAGCCTATGACGGCAGTTCAATGAAACAAATTGATGCGGCAGGTGTGTTGGATATTGCAATGAGTGGGACAACCGCCACGTTACTGGCACGCCGTTGGGAAAGTGCCTTACTGGTAAATGTGGATAACGATACGCTAAAACGCTTAATGGGCGATGAAAAGGCGATGAAAGCGTTAATGAACATTGAGGGATTTCGTTCATTAAATCAGGATATTGAAACCATTATTAATAAATCGGAAGCGGTGAAAAAAGCGAAAAAAGAGAAAGGTGAAGATCTAACCGACAAAGAGAAAAAAGAGCTAAGTGCGGAAGAAAAAGAGTATAAATCGCTGCGTAAACAGGTGCAGGAAAAGCTGATTAAATTTGCGACACGTATTCCGGTGTTTATGTATCTGACTGATTATCGGGAGCATTGTTTGCGTGATGTGATTACTCAACTAGAACCCCGATTGTTCTATAAGGTTACGGGTTTAACCCAAAAAGATTTCGAGTTACTGGTTAATTTGAATGTATTTAATGAAAGTTTGATGAATGATGCGGTGTATAAATTCAAACGCTATGAAGACAGTAGTTTGCAATATTCAATACGTCCTAAAAAAATGGGGCTATATAGTACAGTAATAGAATGGTAA
- a CDS encoding helix-turn-helix domain-containing protein: protein MTARKKGQKAQPIERTKMRNAILKQLLQGKITQGQALRKLRVEVLGISQERYCQLVKVSRLTLSEIENDKGNYSVETLNQIFRPMGLEMGVIPIHKPLLSELLTSGEI from the coding sequence ATGACGGCACGGAAAAAAGGGCAAAAAGCACAGCCTATTGAACGCACAAAAATGCGAAATGCTATTTTAAAACAGCTCTTGCAAGGGAAAATTACCCAAGGGCAAGCGTTGCGGAAATTACGGGTAGAGGTGCTGGGCATTAGCCAAGAACGCTATTGCCAACTGGTGAAAGTTTCACGTCTTACCCTCTCAGAGATTGAAAATGATAAAGGCAATTACAGTGTAGAGACACTAAACCAAATCTTTCGTCCGATGGGACTTGAGATGGGAGTTATCCCGATTCATAAGCCACTGTTGTCAGAATTGCTAACAAGCGGTGAAATTTGA